The Crocosphaera subtropica ATCC 51142 genome includes a window with the following:
- a CDS encoding DUF433 domain-containing protein, with amino-acid sequence MKTLTRITINPEVMGGKPCIRGMRVTVGTIVGLMAAGRSIQEILIAYPYLEEADIYEALTYAAWRVEEREIDLNMV; translated from the coding sequence ATGAAAACACTAACGAGAATAACAATTAATCCTGAAGTTATGGGGGGCAAACCTTGTATTAGAGGGATGAGGGTAACAGTTGGAACAATCGTCGGTTTAATGGCTGCTGGACGTTCTATACAAGAGATTTTAATAGCTTATCCTTATCTAGAAGAAGCTGATATCTATGAAGCATTAACCTATGCAGCATGGCGAGTCGAAGAGAGAGAAATTGATCTAAACATGGTATGA
- a CDS encoding NADP-dependent isocitrate dehydrogenase, whose amino-acid sequence MYEKLTPPTTGSKITFKDGKPIVPNDPIVPFIRGDGTGVDIWPATEKVIDAAVKTAYGDSKKINWFKVYAGDEACDKYGTYQYLPEDTLTAIREYGIAIKGPLTTPVGGGIRSLNVALRQIFELYACVRPCRYYPGTPSPHKSPEKLDVIVYRENTEDIYLGIEWKEGTELAQKLINYLNNELIPATPEHGKKQIRLDSGIGVKPISKTGSQRLVRRAIEHALRLPKAKQMVTLVHKGNIMKYTEGSFRDWGYELATSEFREVCVTERESWILSNKEGNADISIEDNARKVEPGYDGLTLDKKEEICGEVKGVLDAIWDSHGDGKWKDKIMVNDRIADSIFQQIQTRPDEYSILATMNLNGDYLSDAAAAVVGGLGMGPGANIGDTCAIFEATHGTAPKHAGLDRINPGSVILSGVMMLEYMGWKEAAELIKKGIGNAIANRQVTYDLARLMEPKVDPPLKCSEFAQAIIDHFND is encoded by the coding sequence ATGTACGAGAAACTGACACCCCCAACCACTGGTTCTAAAATTACCTTTAAAGACGGTAAACCTATTGTTCCTAATGATCCCATTGTTCCTTTTATTCGTGGGGACGGAACAGGAGTGGATATTTGGCCAGCAACGGAAAAAGTCATTGATGCTGCGGTGAAAACAGCTTACGGAGACAGCAAAAAAATCAACTGGTTTAAGGTCTATGCAGGGGATGAAGCGTGTGATAAGTACGGAACCTATCAATATTTACCGGAAGATACTTTAACCGCTATCAGGGAGTATGGTATCGCCATCAAAGGACCTCTCACAACCCCTGTAGGTGGCGGTATTCGCTCCCTTAACGTGGCATTACGACAAATTTTTGAATTATACGCTTGTGTTCGTCCCTGTCGCTATTATCCGGGGACTCCTTCCCCTCATAAGTCCCCTGAAAAGTTAGATGTGATTGTCTATCGGGAAAATACCGAAGATATTTATTTAGGCATTGAATGGAAAGAAGGGACAGAACTTGCTCAAAAGTTGATCAATTATTTGAATAATGAACTCATACCCGCAACCCCAGAACATGGTAAAAAACAGATTCGTTTAGACTCAGGAATTGGAGTCAAACCTATCAGTAAAACGGGTTCGCAAAGATTAGTTCGTCGGGCTATTGAACACGCTTTACGGTTACCTAAAGCCAAACAAATGGTTACTTTAGTGCATAAAGGTAACATCATGAAATACACTGAAGGATCATTTAGAGATTGGGGGTATGAATTAGCAACCTCAGAATTTAGAGAGGTTTGTGTGACTGAAAGAGAATCATGGATTTTGAGCAATAAAGAAGGTAATGCCGATATTTCGATTGAAGATAATGCCCGAAAAGTTGAACCGGGTTACGATGGTTTAACCCTTGACAAAAAAGAAGAAATCTGTGGGGAAGTCAAAGGAGTTCTTGACGCTATTTGGGACAGTCATGGGGATGGAAAATGGAAAGATAAAATTATGGTCAACGATCGCATTGCTGATAGTATTTTCCAACAAATTCAAACCCGTCCCGATGAATATTCTATCTTGGCAACCATGAATTTAAACGGAGATTATTTATCCGATGCTGCTGCTGCGGTTGTCGGTGGTTTAGGCATGGGACCAGGGGCAAATATTGGGGATACTTGTGCTATTTTTGAAGCCACTCATGGTACCGCTCCCAAACACGCAGGACTTGATAGAATTAATCCAGGATCAGTTATTCTTTCTGGGGTGATGATGTTAGAATATATGGGCTGGAAAGAAGCAGCAGAGTTGATTAAAAAAGGCATTGGGAATGCGATCGCTAATCGCCAAGTAACCTATGATCTCGCCCGTTTAATGGAACCTAAAGTTGATCCCCCTTTGAAATGTTCAGAGTTTGCTCAGGCAATTATTGATCATTTTAATGATTAA
- the hemF gene encoding oxygen-dependent coproporphyrinogen oxidase has translation MTPITTDATTPQQTSLPPEDAQKRVSQFMKTLQDEICQGLEKADGEGKFHEDSWQREEGGGGRSRVLRDGNLLEQGGVNFSEVWGKQLPPSILKQRPEAEGHGFYATGTSMVLHPRNPYVPTVHLNYRYFEAGPVWWFGGGIDLTPYYPFAEDAAQFHRTLKETCDKHHREYYPVFKHWCDEYFYLKHRQETRGVGGIFFDYQDGTDPLYRGPHADKAAAKYSNQLPPQDNRSWEDLFAFVNDCGRTFLPAYLPIVEKRRNTEYGDRERQFQLYRRGRYVEFNLVYDRGTIFGLQTNGRTESILMSLPPLVRWEYCYEPEPNTPEAELYNTFLKPQDWANWNP, from the coding sequence ATGACCCCAATAACAACAGACGCTACTACTCCTCAACAAACTTCTTTGCCCCCCGAAGATGCCCAAAAACGGGTCAGTCAGTTCATGAAAACCCTTCAAGACGAAATTTGCCAAGGACTTGAAAAAGCAGACGGTGAGGGCAAATTTCATGAAGATAGTTGGCAGCGAGAAGAGGGAGGCGGTGGCCGTTCTCGTGTCCTCAGAGACGGTAACTTATTAGAACAAGGTGGGGTAAACTTCTCTGAAGTGTGGGGCAAACAGTTACCCCCTTCCATCTTAAAACAGCGTCCCGAAGCAGAAGGTCACGGTTTTTATGCCACAGGAACCTCTATGGTTCTCCATCCTCGTAACCCCTATGTTCCCACAGTTCACCTCAATTATCGCTATTTTGAAGCCGGTCCAGTGTGGTGGTTTGGGGGTGGTATTGACTTAACTCCCTATTATCCTTTTGCTGAAGATGCAGCCCAGTTTCATCGAACCTTAAAGGAAACTTGCGATAAACATCACCGTGAATATTATCCCGTGTTTAAACACTGGTGTGATGAATATTTCTATCTCAAACACCGTCAAGAAACCCGTGGGGTTGGGGGTATTTTCTTTGACTATCAAGATGGAACTGACCCCTTATATCGGGGTCCCCATGCTGATAAAGCAGCAGCAAAATACAGTAATCAATTACCTCCTCAAGACAACCGTAGCTGGGAAGATTTATTTGCTTTTGTCAATGACTGCGGACGAACCTTTTTACCGGCTTATCTTCCTATTGTCGAAAAGCGTCGGAATACGGAATATGGAGATAGAGAAAGACAGTTTCAATTGTATCGTCGAGGACGATATGTTGAGTTTAATTTAGTGTACGATCGCGGGACAATTTTTGGTCTACAAACCAATGGTCGTACGGAGTCTATTTTGATGTCTTTACCGCCTTTAGTTCGTTGGGAATACTGCTATGAACCTGAACCCAACACCCCCGAAGCTGAATTATACAACACCTTCTTAAAGCCTCAAGATTGGGCGAATTGGAACCCTTAA
- a CDS encoding DUF5615 family PIN-like protein translates to MEAKHWSSIGNPSATDKVIMEWALDNNYIIFTNDLDFGALLAATQAQFPSVIQVRTQDLFPQSLETILIQSLTRFQSELESGALVTIDLSRSKIRILPIISNDN, encoded by the coding sequence ATAGAAGCAAAACATTGGTCAAGCATAGGAAATCCTAGTGCTACTGATAAAGTTATCATGGAATGGGCATTAGACAATAACTATATTATATTTACTAATGATCTAGATTTTGGTGCATTACTAGCAGCTACTCAGGCACAATTTCCTAGTGTTATTCAAGTACGCACTCAAGATTTATTTCCCCAATCTTTAGAAACAATTTTGATTCAATCTTTAACTCGTTTTCAATCTGAGTTAGAATCAGGTGCATTAGTGACTATTGATCTTAGTCGTTCTAAAATAAGAATTCTTCCTATTATTTCCAATGATAATTAG
- a CDS encoding phycobilisome rod-core linker polypeptide, which yields MALPLINYAPKSQNARVEGYIVPGDEQPTIFTTENVLSPGDMDVLINAAYRQIFFHAFKWDREPFLESQLRNGQITVRDFIRGLLLSNTFVTSFYEKNSNYRYVEQCVQRVLGRDVYSEQEKIAWSIVVATKGYGGFIDELLNSDEYLDNFGYDTVPYQRRRNLPGRDQGELPFNIKSPRYDSYYRGILGFPQIVWQNEIRRFIPQDKKPKAGDPANYLATARSIASAQGKTTPRVSTGSLDYLAKVPRR from the coding sequence TTGGCTCTTCCTCTTATAAATTACGCGCCCAAATCCCAAAATGCGCGAGTTGAAGGATACATCGTACCAGGAGACGAGCAACCGACCATCTTTACGACCGAGAATGTTCTCTCTCCTGGGGACATGGACGTTTTAATCAACGCAGCTTATCGTCAAATCTTTTTCCATGCGTTTAAATGGGATCGTGAACCCTTTTTAGAGTCTCAACTCCGTAATGGACAAATTACCGTACGGGACTTTATCCGTGGGTTACTGCTTTCTAATACTTTTGTGACCAGCTTCTACGAAAAAAATAGTAACTATCGCTATGTTGAACAATGCGTTCAACGGGTATTAGGACGGGACGTTTACAGCGAACAGGAAAAAATCGCTTGGTCTATTGTGGTTGCCACCAAAGGATACGGTGGTTTCATTGATGAGTTACTCAATAGCGATGAGTATCTAGACAACTTTGGCTATGATACCGTACCCTATCAGCGTCGTCGTAACCTTCCTGGACGGGATCAAGGAGAATTACCCTTTAACATTAAATCTCCCCGTTACGATAGCTACTATCGCGGTATTTTAGGCTTTCCTCAAATTGTATGGCAAAACGAAATCCGTCGTTTTATTCCCCAAGACAAAAAGCCCAAAGCTGGCGATCCTGCTAACTACTTAGCGACAGCTCGTAGTATTGCTAGCGCACAAGGTAAGACAACCCCCAGAGTTTCTACTGGAAGTCTTGATTATTTAGCGAAGGTTCCCCGTCGTTAA
- a CDS encoding GuaB3 family IMP dehydrogenase-related protein, with the protein MDIIIGRGKTARRAYGIDEIALVPGTRTLDPSLADTRWTIGGIERTIPILASAMDGVVDVKMAGLLSELGAIGVLNLEGIQTRYDDPEPILDRIASVGKSEFVGLMQELYAKPIQPELVKQRITDIKNNGGIAAVSLTPAGASQYGNIVAEAGADLLFVQATVVSTAHLSPESITPLDLQGFCQEMPMPVIFGNCVTYEVALNLMKAGAAAVLVGIGPGAACTSRGVLGVGVPQPTAIADCAAARNDYQQETGRYVPVVADGGIVTGGDICKCIACGADAVMIGSPIARAAEAPGRGYHWGMATPSPVLPRGTRINVGTTGTIAEILTGPAKLDDGTHNLLGALKTSMGTLGAKDLKEMQEVEVVIAPSLLTEGKVYQKAQQLGMGK; encoded by the coding sequence GTGGATATTATTATTGGTCGTGGTAAAACAGCCCGACGTGCTTACGGTATAGACGAAATTGCACTGGTCCCCGGCACTCGTACCTTAGATCCCAGTTTAGCGGATACCCGTTGGACGATTGGAGGTATTGAGCGCACTATCCCCATTTTAGCCAGTGCAATGGATGGGGTAGTAGACGTGAAAATGGCCGGGTTACTCTCAGAGTTAGGGGCGATCGGCGTTCTCAACTTAGAAGGGATTCAAACCCGTTACGATGATCCCGAACCCATCCTCGATCGCATTGCATCGGTGGGTAAGTCGGAATTTGTGGGGTTAATGCAGGAACTCTATGCAAAACCCATTCAACCGGAATTAGTCAAACAGCGTATCACCGACATCAAAAACAATGGGGGTATTGCTGCAGTCAGTTTAACCCCTGCCGGCGCATCTCAATACGGTAATATTGTCGCTGAAGCAGGAGCTGATCTATTATTTGTACAAGCCACAGTAGTGTCGACAGCCCATTTATCGCCAGAATCCATTACGCCTCTGGATTTACAGGGATTTTGCCAAGAAATGCCCATGCCAGTCATTTTCGGTAACTGTGTCACCTACGAAGTGGCGTTAAACCTGATGAAAGCTGGAGCAGCCGCCGTTTTAGTGGGGATTGGACCCGGTGCTGCTTGTACCTCTCGCGGTGTTCTAGGAGTAGGGGTTCCTCAACCCACAGCGATCGCAGATTGTGCAGCAGCGAGAAATGATTATCAGCAAGAAACAGGCCGTTATGTTCCCGTGGTTGCTGATGGCGGTATTGTTACCGGCGGAGACATCTGTAAATGTATCGCTTGCGGTGCCGATGCAGTGATGATCGGTTCTCCTATTGCTCGTGCGGCCGAAGCCCCTGGACGGGGTTATCATTGGGGTATGGCCACCCCTTCCCCTGTGTTACCGAGGGGGACTCGCATTAATGTAGGAACCACCGGAACCATTGCAGAAATTCTCACCGGTCCGGCTAAATTAGACGATGGAACCCATAATTTACTCGGAGCATTAAAAACCAGTATGGGAACCCTAGGAGCAAAGGATCTTAAGGAAATGCAAGAGGTAGAAGTGGTCATCGCCCCTTCGTTGTTGACAGAAGGAAAAGTTTACCAAAAAGCTCAACAGTTAGGTATGGGTAAATAA
- a CDS encoding DUF3370 domain-containing protein, with product MLSLLSSLLIAQTASYPLTYRERNPQFITQPQEIRPLPGQLNDVLVFNSNSPEVVSREGVLLSTFPPNGKSRPNAHLNYPIEGRFDVFTHHISRPAQGNKTLYQGLLVHNPTSETVVVRVLQGASYLNSSDAPFINLPPIVEDPSGQVFSGPGSRLMGDILRGVNQDELSRRIVIPPHQSRMLFTLPIKPSSARSTFLRVYSDGPLYMANLALYEVAEQIKYKEGDKEKVKIAYREPNLNEWRHIVTKGGLIYPRDLAPTPPDVDYGDKTIYGRVAGISVGSEWEARLSDGPGKPYLSIPQRGGAFSYPLSTVTTGTHGTQQIQSAPMLVRYPDTAYKAHGNYGVHYNLTLPLVNKTNEPQTVAVSLQTPFKKNQYADRLIFSRRPQGQVFFRGTVQVNYENGEGKTQERFFHLVQRQGQQGEPLVRFNLKPGEQRMVEVDFLYPPDATPPQVLTVETMQLFYGNLPN from the coding sequence ATGCTTTCTTTACTATCATCACTACTCATCGCACAAACCGCATCCTATCCCTTAACCTATCGGGAAAGGAACCCTCAATTTATCACTCAACCTCAAGAGATCAGGCCATTACCTGGCCAGCTCAATGATGTTTTAGTTTTCAATAGTAATAGCCCTGAAGTCGTATCCAGGGAAGGGGTTTTATTATCGACGTTTCCTCCCAATGGCAAAAGTCGTCCTAATGCCCATCTCAATTATCCTATAGAGGGTCGTTTTGATGTTTTCACCCATCACATCTCTCGACCAGCTCAAGGCAATAAAACCCTTTATCAAGGTCTTTTGGTTCATAATCCCACATCCGAGACAGTAGTAGTTAGGGTGTTACAAGGAGCGAGTTATCTCAACTCTTCTGATGCACCGTTTATTAATCTTCCGCCTATTGTTGAAGATCCATCAGGACAAGTTTTTTCTGGTCCGGGTTCCCGTTTAATGGGAGATATTTTACGAGGGGTTAACCAAGACGAATTATCCCGTCGTATTGTGATCCCACCCCATCAGAGTCGGATGCTGTTTACCCTTCCTATTAAACCCAGTAGCGCGCGCTCGACGTTTTTACGGGTGTACAGCGATGGTCCTTTGTACATGGCTAATTTAGCCCTTTATGAAGTGGCAGAACAAATTAAATACAAAGAAGGAGACAAAGAGAAAGTCAAAATAGCCTATCGAGAACCTAATCTTAATGAGTGGCGACACATTGTGACCAAAGGAGGTTTAATTTATCCAAGAGACTTAGCCCCGACTCCTCCTGATGTGGACTATGGGGATAAAACCATTTATGGCCGTGTTGCTGGTATTTCTGTAGGTTCTGAATGGGAAGCAAGACTGAGCGATGGACCAGGAAAACCCTATCTAAGTATTCCTCAACGGGGTGGGGCGTTTTCTTATCCCCTTAGTACCGTGACAACTGGAACCCACGGGACACAACAAATACAAAGCGCACCGATGTTAGTGCGTTATCCTGATACCGCTTATAAAGCTCATGGCAACTATGGGGTACATTATAATTTAACCTTACCTTTGGTTAATAAGACCAACGAACCTCAAACGGTGGCCGTTAGTTTGCAAACCCCTTTCAAGAAAAATCAATACGCTGATCGCCTCATTTTCTCCCGTCGGCCTCAAGGTCAAGTGTTCTTTCGTGGAACTGTACAGGTTAATTATGAAAATGGGGAAGGAAAGACTCAAGAACGTTTCTTTCACTTAGTCCAACGACAAGGACAACAAGGGGAACCTTTGGTAAGATTCAATCTCAAACCAGGGGAACAAAGAATGGTAGAGGTTGATTTTCTCTATCCTCCTGATGCAACGCCTCCCCAAGTGTTGACTGTAGAAACCATGCAGCTTTTCTACGGTAATCTTCCTAATTAA
- a CDS encoding DUF6887 family protein: MKIDFSAMSTPELRRYVLQNRDDKPAFYALMDRLNSNTSTTSYPCPNTPENIEIMKQAIRKKLNQIQ, translated from the coding sequence ATGAAAATTGATTTTTCTGCCATGAGTACCCCAGAATTACGTCGTTATGTTCTACAAAATAGGGATGATAAACCTGCTTTTTATGCTTTGATGGATCGACTTAATTCTAATACATCAACTACCAGTTATCCTTGTCCCAATACTCCAGAGAACATAGAAATTATGAAACAAGCAATTAGGAAAAAACTGAATCAAATTCAATAA
- a CDS encoding phycobiliprotein lyase, with translation MDALKFFQNSSGKWRSQRTTHHLAFRRAEIGNSEIYVEALESDNPKIVEICQMHDVDPSLAVGGAFVSWDGSMAWDKEDENHTGNTIFALIPEQDNPREGVLLRERGYAEIVPIAGRYYIDADDALVLITEYDTMSTIERFWFVNPNLRLRTSTVQRFGGFNTATFCAEMRQADDLESNKETNHIAPLSVGYSITGW, from the coding sequence ATGGATGCACTAAAATTTTTTCAGAATAGTTCAGGAAAATGGCGATCGCAACGGACAACCCACCATTTAGCCTTCAGACGGGCTGAAATTGGCAATTCTGAGATTTATGTAGAGGCGTTAGAGTCTGATAACCCCAAAATCGTCGAAATTTGTCAAATGCACGACGTTGATCCTAGTTTAGCCGTTGGGGGTGCTTTTGTTAGTTGGGATGGTTCGATGGCCTGGGATAAAGAAGATGAAAACCATACCGGCAACACTATTTTTGCGCTTATTCCCGAACAAGATAACCCCAGAGAAGGGGTTTTACTTCGAGAAAGAGGTTATGCTGAAATTGTCCCCATTGCCGGTCGTTATTATATCGATGCTGATGATGCACTGGTATTAATTACCGAATATGACACCATGAGTACCATTGAGCGGTTTTGGTTTGTTAACCCTAACCTGCGCTTAAGAACCAGTACCGTACAAAGGTTTGGGGGGTTTAATACCGCTACCTTTTGCGCTGAAATGCGTCAAGCAGATGATCTTGAGTCAAATAAGGAAACCAACCATATTGCACCTCTGAGTGTAGGTTATTCTATTACAGGATGGTAA
- a CDS encoding Uma2 family endonuclease yields MVKTPAKPLTLEEFLTLPETKPGSEFIQGKIRQKPMPQGEHSRLQSKLCSVINNVTEDAKIAYAFSELRCTFGGNSIIPDVSVFRWQRIPITASGKIANRFEIYPDWSIEILSPGQSSSKVLENLLHCSQYGTELGWLIYPEEETILVIFPEQKVQLFRGDQLLPILTEIDLQLTVEHIFNWLKF; encoded by the coding sequence ATGGTTAAAACACCAGCCAAACCTTTAACCTTAGAAGAATTTTTAACCCTTCCCGAAACAAAACCAGGAAGCGAATTTATTCAAGGAAAAATTAGACAAAAACCCATGCCACAAGGAGAACATAGTAGATTACAGTCTAAGCTCTGTTCTGTTATCAATAATGTAACAGAAGATGCTAAAATCGCTTATGCTTTTTCAGAATTGCGTTGTACCTTTGGCGGTAATTCTATTATCCCTGATGTCTCTGTTTTCCGTTGGCAAAGAATTCCTATCACTGCGTCAGGGAAAATTGCTAACCGTTTTGAAATATATCCTGATTGGTCAATCGAAATTTTATCCCCTGGTCAAAGTTCAAGTAAAGTATTAGAAAATCTGTTACATTGTTCTCAATATGGCACAGAATTAGGTTGGTTAATTTATCCTGAAGAAGAAACAATTCTAGTAATTTTTCCTGAACAAAAAGTACAATTATTTCGAGGCGATCAACTATTACCTATCTTGACTGAAATTGATTTACAGTTAACCGTTGAACACATATTTAATTGGTTAAAATTTTAA
- a CDS encoding DUF6888 family protein, with protein sequence MFPTTKQCVSCVEVCLDLTGFYIPIYLIRLDERNNQLIILAGDEIELTIDPDGEWRFLT encoded by the coding sequence ATTTTTCCCACGACTAAACAATGTGTCAGTTGCGTTGAAGTCTGTCTTGACTTGACAGGCTTTTATATTCCAATTTATTTGATAAGATTAGATGAGAGAAACAATCAACTCATCATCTTAGCAGGGGATGAAATTGAACTAACAATTGATCCAGATGGAGAATGGAGGTTTTTAACATGA
- a CDS encoding DUF1816 domain-containing protein, whose product MAANNDKNNRVFLYEVVINPKMGKLSQIDGLFQRRGKFYLKVPHERMSQEMQKISRLGGKIVNIIPINTLNDLFIEEEEELSWWVEITTTHPHCIYYFGPFDSFVEAYEHQGGYVEDLQEEGAKGIIIHIKQCQPLVLTQELEEETSPVYKY is encoded by the coding sequence ATGGCCGCTAATAATGATAAAAATAATCGTGTATTTCTTTATGAAGTAGTGATTAACCCTAAGATGGGTAAACTGAGTCAAATTGACGGTTTATTTCAACGGAGGGGAAAATTTTACTTAAAAGTGCCTCATGAACGAATGAGCCAAGAAATGCAAAAGATTAGCCGATTAGGAGGAAAAATTGTTAATATTATTCCTATCAATACTCTGAATGATCTTTTTATTGAAGAGGAGGAAGAGTTATCCTGGTGGGTGGAAATTACCACAACTCACCCTCATTGTATCTATTATTTTGGACCTTTTGATAGTTTTGTTGAAGCTTACGAACATCAAGGGGGTTATGTGGAAGATTTGCAAGAAGAAGGGGCTAAAGGGATTATCATACATATAAAACAATGCCAACCTTTAGTGTTGACCCAAGAATTAGAAGAAGAAACTTCACCCGTATACAAGTATTAG
- a CDS encoding PEP-CTERM sorting domain-containing protein (PEP-CTERM proteins occur, often in large numbers, in the proteomes of bacteria that also encode an exosortase, a predicted intramembrane cysteine proteinase. The presence of a PEP-CTERM domain at a protein's C-terminus predicts cleavage within the sorting domain, followed by covalent anchoring to some some component of the (usually Gram-negative) cell surface. Many PEP-CTERM proteins exhibit an unusual sequence composition that includes large numbers of potential glycosylation sites. Expression of one such protein has been shown restore the ability of a bacterium to form floc, a type of biofilm.), with protein sequence MGTGSFSFDGDPGDGTFALTSLPNFNFSFDFGGNTFGNSNITTTLSAINIIINTIGSDRSVTFSSDNSGTFGGSLDFVDDSNQLSFQPSGGTLYFSNTPAGNFFGNFAGTVSATPESVPEPASGLGLLLLGGLGIRSLIKKKTV encoded by the coding sequence GTGGGAACTGGAAGTTTTAGCTTTGATGGTGATCCTGGAGATGGAACCTTTGCTTTAACTTCTCTCCCTAACTTCAACTTTTCCTTTGATTTTGGGGGTAATACTTTCGGTAATAGTAATATCACTACCACCCTGTCCGCTATTAATATTATTATTAATACCATTGGTAGCGATCGCTCCGTTACTTTTAGCAGTGATAACAGTGGTACTTTTGGGGGATCTCTTGATTTTGTTGATGATTCCAACCAGCTTAGCTTTCAACCTTCTGGGGGTACTTTGTACTTTTCTAATACTCCTGCAGGCAACTTTTTTGGTAACTTTGCTGGTACAGTATCTGCAACACCTGAGTCTGTTCCTGAACCTGCTTCTGGCTTAGGATTATTACTATTAGGTGGTTTAGGGATTCGTTCTTTAATTAAGAAGAAAACTGTTTAA
- the dtd gene encoding D-aminoacyl-tRNA deacylase translates to MRIIIQRVTESQVTVNGEVIGKIGKGLNLLVGIAVNDTLNEINWMVRKCLELRLFAEEDNEEKWTKSVQDIQGELLVISQFTLYGDCRKGRRPSFSNSAAPDEAEKLYNLFVDELKKSGLKVETGIFGAMMDVSINNDGPVTLLLQKEAIN, encoded by the coding sequence ATGCGTATAATTATTCAGCGAGTCACAGAATCTCAAGTAACGGTTAATGGGGAAGTTATTGGAAAAATAGGAAAAGGATTAAATTTATTAGTCGGAATTGCTGTTAATGATACTCTCAATGAAATTAATTGGATGGTGCGAAAATGTTTAGAATTACGACTATTTGCAGAGGAAGATAATGAAGAAAAATGGACAAAATCAGTGCAAGATATTCAAGGAGAATTATTAGTTATTAGTCAGTTTACTTTATATGGAGATTGTCGAAAAGGTCGTCGTCCTTCTTTTAGCAATTCTGCTGCTCCTGATGAAGCAGAAAAATTATATAATTTGTTTGTTGATGAATTAAAAAAGAGTGGTTTAAAAGTAGAAACTGGAATTTTTGGGGCGATGATGGACGTAAGCATTAATAATGATGGTCCAGTCACTTTATTATTACAAAAAGAAGCAATTAATTAA